In one Leptospiraceae bacterium genomic region, the following are encoded:
- a CDS encoding phosphopantothenoylcysteine decarboxylase, with protein MTENQNEILIAVTGGIAAYKTCELIRLLVKDGYSVRVLMTENAQQFIGRITFETLSGKPVGIEEYEFGMPHIEMKNRAAVFAVVPATANSIGKLANGIADGLLGSTYLALQCPTIIAPAMNPAMYFHPAVQRNLKTLKEDGALIVEPEEGIVACGDFGPGKLADVEKIKKAILSKYPKK; from the coding sequence ATGACTGAGAATCAGAATGAAATTTTAATTGCTGTTACCGGGGGAATCGCTGCTTATAAAACCTGTGAATTAATCCGTCTCCTGGTTAAAGATGGGTATTCGGTTCGGGTGCTCATGACAGAAAATGCACAACAGTTTATAGGCAGAATTACTTTTGAAACCCTGAGTGGAAAACCGGTAGGAATTGAAGAATATGAATTCGGAATGCCGCATATAGAAATGAAAAATCGAGCAGCAGTCTTTGCAGTTGTTCCGGCTACAGCCAATTCCATCGGTAAGCTGGCAAACGGAATTGCGGATGGACTTTTAGGATCTACCTATCTTGCCCTCCAATGTCCAACAATTATTGCCCCGGCCATGAACCCTGCCATGTACTTTCATCCTGCGGTACAAAGGAATCTAAAAACTTTAAAAGAAGATGGAGCTCTTATAGTCGAACCGGAAGAAGGAATCGTTGCCTGCGGAGATTTTGGTCCGGGCAAACTGGCAGATGTCGAAAAAATTAAAAAAGCAATACTCTCTAAATATCCAAAAAAATAA